From the genome of Thauera chlorobenzoica:
GTGGCGGTGCGGGTCAATCCCGATTTCGAGCTCAAGTCTTCGGGAATGAAGATGGGCGGCGGGCCGAAGCCGTTCGGCGTGGACGCGGAAGCGGTGCCGGCCCTGCTCGCCGAAATCGGCCGCGCCGGGCTGGCGTTCGAAGGCTTCCACCTGTTCGCCGGGTCGCAGAACCTGAAGGCGGAGGCGATCGTCGACGCCCAGCGGCGCAGCTTCGAGCTGGCGCTGCGGCTGGCCGAGGCGGCGCCGGCGCCGCTCCGCTTCCTCAACCTGGGGGGCGGTTTCGGGATTCCCTACTTCCCCGGCGAGCAGCGCCTCGAACTGGCGCCGGTGGCCGCCAATCTCGCGACGATCGCCGCCGACACCGCCCGCCTGCTGCCGCAGGCCGAGCTCGTCATCGAGCTGGGGCGCTACCTGGTCGGGGAGGCGGGGGTCTACGTGTGCCGCGTGCTCGAGCGCAAGGTGTCGCGCGGCCATGTTTACCTGGTGACCGACGGCGGGCTGCACCACCATTTGTCGGCGAGCGGCAATTTCGGCCAGGTGCTGCGCAAGAACTATCCGCTCGCGCTCGGCAACCGCATGGATGAAGCGGCGCAGGAAACAGTTTCGGTGGTCGGGCCGCTATGCACGCCGCTCGATTTGCTCGGCGACCGTGTGTCGCTGCCGGCGGCGCAGGCGGGCGACCTGGTGGTGGTGTTCCAGTCGGGCGCGTACGGCGCCAGCGCCAGCCCGCAGGCTTTCCTGGGGCATCCGCCGGCGCTGGAAGTGCTGGTGTGACGTGACCGTGCGTGTGGCCCGGCCGCCGCCCCGCTGCCGGGCGCGGGGCGGGCGCCAGGCGGGGACGGTTCAGTCGATGCTCAGCCGCTTCGCTTGCGCTTCGGCCTTCTTCGGCAGGCTCAGCTCCAGCACCCCGTCGTTGAAGCGGGCGCTGGCCTTGGCTTCGTCGATTTCCTGGCCGAGCTGGAAGCTGCGCGAGACCTTGCCGAAGTAGCGTTCGGTGCGCAGCACCTTTTCGCCCTCCTTGACCTCCTTCTCCTGTTTGCGCTCGGCGCTGATCGATACCACCGGGCCGTCGATATGGACGTGGATGTCTTCCTTCTTCATGCCGGGCAGCTCGGCATGGACTTCATAGCCTGCCGCGTTCTCCTTGACGTCGACGCGCATCTGCGGCGCGTCGGTGCTGAGATTGGCGAGGCTGCCGCCTCCGCCGAAATCCACCGGGCGGACGAAAAAGCCACGGAAAAAGTCTTCCAGCGGGTCGACACGACGAGTGAGGTTGTTGCCCATGTCACGTTCTCCTTCTCTTTCAGACATGCCGGAAAACCCGGCTTCATCCCGAATATAGGTGGGAACGGACGCTTTTCAAGAGGGCGGCATTGCGGCCGGGAAGGGCCGCGCGGCGTCGGGCCAGCCGCTGACGGTGGGGGCTTCCCGGCCCTGACTTACTGCCGGGCGGCCGGTGCAGCCGGGGGCGCGGTGCCATCGTCCGCCCCGTCTTCGGTGAGGCATACCCTGAAGTCCACGCCCTGGTCGGCCCAGGCGGCGGCGGCGGCGTCGAAGATTTCCAGCGCGGTGGCGAGGGTCTCTGGTGCGGCGCGGCGCAGGGGAGCGGCCTGCGTGAGCGTGATCCGGTACGCGCCGGCAGGCAGCCAGGACAGATCGGTCAGGCAATCGGCCAGGGCGTCCCAGTTGTGTCCGAACCAGCCGGGAAAGTGCAGCGCCGCGGCGATGCGCTCGAGCAGTTCGGCCTTGCTGGCGCAGCCGTCGAGCGCGATGGTGACGGCGACGATGTCGGGGTTGGCGGGCGTCGGGGGCAAAGCGCTCATGGCAGGGGCTCGATCCGGCGGAAGCTGCGGTAGTGGTCCGCAGTGTAGTAGAACACTTCCGGCGGCTCGCCGCCGGTGACGATGCGCCGGGCGCCGCGGTCGCGTGCGCCGGGGGTGGGGACGGTGTATTCGCGGTAATAGCCGCGCGGCCTGGTCGGCAGCAGGCGCTCGCGGTTGTGGAAAACGCTGCCGTCCTTGCGGTAGGGGAAGGGGCCGCCCTGGCGGATCGACTCCAGCACCGCCACCGCTTCGGGGGCAGGCCGGGCGGGCCGGCGCCGTCCGGGGGCGCAGGGGCGCACGCCGCGAGCGGGGCGAGGAGGGCGAACAGGAACAGCAGGCGGGCGAGCAGGGTGCGGAGCATGGCGAGGGCCACCCGGGAAAGGGGCGGGGGGTGGAAGGGGCGGGAGTCGGCGGCAAGAGAAAAGCGGATATTGACGCTGACGAGGCGGAGGCCTAGACTTTTCCGACTGTTTAACTCAACTTTTCAGGTTTTCACCATGGACATTCAGGACGTCATTCGCGATCAGGTCACCAACAACGCCGTGGTCCTCTACATGAAGGGCTCGCCCCAGTTCCCGCAGTGCGGCTTTTCCTCGACCGCGGTACAGATCCTCAAGAACTGTGGCGTGCGCGAGGTGGTGGCGGTGAACGTGCTGGCCGACAGCGACATCCGCCAGGGGATCAAGGAATACTCCAACTGGCCGACCATCCCGCAGCTGTACATCAAGGGCGAATTCGTCGGCGGCAGCGACATCATGCGCGAGATGTACGAAAACGGCGAGCTGCAGCAGATGCTGAAGGACGCCGGCGCGGTGCAGGAAGGCTGAAGCCCCGGCTTCTCCGGCTTTTTCGTCGAATCGGCCTGTCGGCGCCCGGGGCGCGGCAGGCCGTTTGTTTTGTCCGGCCGGGATGGGCGCACGGGGTGCGGCGCGCGCGTCCCGGAGGGCGCGATGATCCGCCCGGCAATCGAATACCGTTCAGGGCGAACGGTATCGCGTATCCCGGTGCCGGCTTAATCGCCGTGGGCGACGCGGGCGCGGGCGATCGCGGTGCGCACCTGTTCGGGTGCGGTGCCGCCGACGTGGCTGCGCGAGGCGAGCGAGCCTTCGACCGTGAGTACGGCGAAGATGTCCGTGCCGAGGCGCTCGGCGGCACCCGGAACGTGGGCCATGGCGATGCGCAGCTCGTCGAGCGAGAACTGCGGCAGGTCGCAGCCCTTGACGTCGGCCGCGCGCACCGCGAGCGCCACCGCCTCGTGCGCGTCGCGGAAAGGCAGGCCCTTCTTCACCAGGTAGTCGGCGAGGTCGGTCGCGGTGGCGTAGCCCTGGCTCAGCGCGCCGCGCATCGCCTCGGCCTTGACCCGGATGCCGGTGATCATGTCGGCGTAGATGCGCAGGGTGTCGATCACCGTGTCGGCGGTGTCGAACAGCGGCTCCTTGTCTTCCTGGTTGTCCTTGTTGTAGGCCAGCGGCTGGCCCTT
Proteins encoded in this window:
- a CDS encoding pyridoxal-dependent decarboxylase, exosortase A system-associated → MSLTPAASKTPPAHAPMNQFAAGDGELQVGGIPLTRLAARVGQTPFYAIDRSVVAARVGELHAALPPAVKLHYAMKANPMAALVGQLVGLVDGIDVASAGELKVALDAGADPRHISFAGPGKRDAELRQAVAAGILVNLESAREIAPLAQASQALGLPARVAVRVNPDFELKSSGMKMGGGPKPFGVDAEAVPALLAEIGRAGLAFEGFHLFAGSQNLKAEAIVDAQRRSFELALRLAEAAPAPLRFLNLGGGFGIPYFPGEQRLELAPVAANLATIAADTARLLPQAELVIELGRYLVGEAGVYVCRVLERKVSRGHVYLVTDGGLHHHLSASGNFGQVLRKNYPLALGNRMDEAAQETVSVVGPLCTPLDLLGDRVSLPAAQAGDLVVVFQSGAYGASASPQAFLGHPPALEVLV
- a CDS encoding Hsp20/alpha crystallin family protein, whose amino-acid sequence is MGNNLTRRVDPLEDFFRGFFVRPVDFGGGGSLANLSTDAPQMRVDVKENAAGYEVHAELPGMKKEDIHVHIDGPVVSISAERKQEKEVKEGEKVLRTERYFGKVSRSFQLGQEIDEAKASARFNDGVLELSLPKKAEAQAKRLSID
- a CDS encoding barstar family protein produces the protein MSALPPTPANPDIVAVTIALDGCASKAELLERIAAALHFPGWFGHNWDALADCLTDLSWLPAGAYRITLTQAAPLRRAAPETLATALEIFDAAAAAWADQGVDFRVCLTEDGADDGTAPPAAPAARQ
- the grxD gene encoding Grx4 family monothiol glutaredoxin; this translates as MDIQDVIRDQVTNNAVVLYMKGSPQFPQCGFSSTAVQILKNCGVREVVAVNVLADSDIRQGIKEYSNWPTIPQLYIKGEFVGGSDIMREMYENGELQQMLKDAGAVQEG